A part of Agromyces protaetiae genomic DNA contains:
- the secE gene encoding preprotein translocase subunit SecE, whose protein sequence is MARKVIDEPSEDVVANAKREREARRNPFARIALFIRQVFAELKKVVTPTRKELVSFTIVVLVFVIIMMAIVWGLDQIASFLVLWVFGQPGV, encoded by the coding sequence GTGGCCCGGAAAGTCATCGACGAACCCAGTGAGGACGTCGTCGCCAATGCCAAGCGCGAGCGCGAGGCGCGGCGGAACCCGTTCGCACGGATCGCCCTGTTCATCAGGCAGGTCTTCGCCGAGCTGAAGAAGGTCGTCACCCCGACTCGCAAGGAGCTCGTCAGCTTCACGATCGTGGTACTCGTGTTCGTCATCATCATGATGGCGATCGTGTGGGGGCTCGACCAGATTGCGAGCTTCCTGGTGCTGTGGGTCTTCGGGCAGCCAGGCGTCTGA
- a CDS encoding Pr6Pr family membrane protein — MVLADRRVALVYRVIATGFIGAAILFAFGVFDGAPSIDALKFYTTVSNVICFVWILLVLARTIADLRTRGARGWSSPSPRFAGVVMMAITVTMLIYLIILAPTPPVDGYERFTLSDTLLHVVTPSLVIVDWLVFHPKGRLRWIDPVLWAIVPWAYLVWAFAAGALGLVTWEAGNPFPYPFMDVSTLGLGGVAAWIGALSVALIGVGYVYVALDHGLARVGRGSAAPGADKRDAGETSGPDRSGPETSSTPLPEGAEV, encoded by the coding sequence ATGGTGCTTGCTGATCGCCGAGTCGCGCTCGTCTACCGCGTCATCGCGACCGGGTTCATCGGGGCGGCGATCTTGTTCGCGTTCGGGGTCTTCGACGGCGCGCCGTCGATCGACGCGCTGAAGTTCTACACGACGGTCAGCAACGTCATCTGCTTCGTGTGGATCCTGCTCGTGCTGGCCCGCACGATCGCCGACCTCCGCACGCGCGGAGCGCGGGGGTGGTCGAGTCCGTCGCCTCGGTTCGCCGGGGTCGTCATGATGGCGATCACGGTCACGATGCTCATCTACCTGATCATCCTGGCGCCGACGCCGCCCGTCGACGGGTACGAGCGCTTCACGCTCAGCGACACGCTCCTGCACGTCGTCACGCCCTCGCTCGTCATCGTCGACTGGCTCGTGTTCCACCCGAAGGGTCGGCTGCGGTGGATCGACCCCGTGCTGTGGGCGATCGTGCCGTGGGCGTACCTCGTGTGGGCCTTCGCCGCGGGCGCGCTCGGGCTCGTCACGTGGGAGGCGGGCAATCCGTTCCCGTATCCGTTCATGGATGTCTCGACCCTCGGCCTCGGCGGGGTGGCCGCATGGATCGGCGCGCTCTCGGTCGCGCTCATCGGCGTGGGATACGTCTACGTCGCGCTCGATCACGGGCTCGCACGCGTCGGGCGCGGGAGCGCCGCGCCGGGCGCCGACAAGCGAGACGCCGGCGAGACATCCGGCCCCGACAGATCCGGCCCTGAGACATCCAGCACCCCGCTGCCCGAGGGCGCCGAGGTCTAG
- the dgt gene encoding dGTP triphosphohydrolase, producing the protein MPAERGSRRFAEPRASFEVTGEHSQFRLDLERIRFSPYFSRLSAVTQVIAQPGAGPLIHNRLTHSIKVTAVARAIAVGFADVSSPAHALALRHGCDAVVVQAAASAHDLGHPPFGHLGERVLDRLARETLGLADGFEGNAQTYRIITALDVSEAAPVGLNLTSAVRAGVAKYPWTRHVDTAVFGDGPLPRGLRRADDGSVEAPKFSAYDLDAADLDAARGGLAPFEQSLECSVMDLADDIAYSIHDVDDFYRAGLLSQGAVAREFRGWIEDSGGLRLLGDDTLALRTAPPGAALESLRRKLHRSDPWIASEDAFAAAVDVVADDLVDGLLATPFDGSIASERALSSFTNRWIGHLQTSVVPAPEGVVRSGLVSLDRQAWHEVEILKFVHRHFILDRADIAMYQRGLSRVLTRAVKGLTAWITDDVDRYRVPVRLRELVELATEGYERLSSDASDGRLPSGAPAPRHPPSTVSASGAA; encoded by the coding sequence ATGCCGGCCGAGCGCGGCAGCCGCAGGTTCGCCGAGCCTCGCGCGAGCTTCGAGGTCACGGGCGAGCACTCGCAGTTCCGCCTGGACCTCGAGCGCATCCGGTTCTCGCCGTACTTCTCCCGGCTGTCGGCGGTGACGCAGGTCATCGCGCAACCGGGCGCGGGCCCCCTCATCCACAATCGGCTGACGCACTCGATCAAGGTCACGGCGGTCGCGCGCGCGATCGCGGTGGGCTTCGCGGACGTCTCGTCGCCCGCCCATGCGCTCGCCCTCCGTCATGGGTGCGACGCGGTCGTCGTGCAGGCCGCGGCGAGCGCGCACGACCTCGGGCACCCGCCGTTCGGGCACCTCGGCGAGCGCGTGCTCGACCGGCTCGCGCGCGAGACGCTGGGCCTCGCCGACGGGTTCGAGGGCAACGCGCAGACCTACCGCATCATCACGGCGCTGGATGTCTCCGAGGCCGCCCCCGTGGGCCTGAACCTCACTTCTGCGGTGCGCGCGGGGGTCGCGAAGTACCCGTGGACGAGGCACGTCGACACCGCCGTATTCGGTGACGGACCGCTCCCCCGCGGGCTCCGGCGCGCCGACGACGGCTCGGTCGAGGCGCCCAAGTTCTCGGCGTACGACCTCGACGCGGCCGACCTCGACGCCGCGCGCGGCGGGCTCGCGCCGTTCGAGCAGTCGCTCGAGTGCTCGGTCATGGACCTCGCCGACGACATCGCGTATTCGATCCACGACGTCGACGACTTCTACCGGGCGGGCCTCCTCAGCCAGGGAGCGGTCGCGCGCGAGTTCCGCGGGTGGATCGAGGATTCGGGCGGCCTCCGACTGCTGGGCGACGACACACTCGCATTGCGCACGGCTCCGCCGGGAGCGGCGCTCGAGTCCCTCCGTCGCAAGCTCCACCGGTCCGACCCGTGGATCGCCTCCGAGGACGCATTCGCCGCCGCGGTCGACGTCGTCGCCGACGATCTCGTCGACGGACTCCTCGCGACGCCGTTCGACGGGTCGATCGCGTCGGAGCGCGCACTGTCGTCGTTCACGAACCGCTGGATCGGGCACCTGCAGACCTCGGTCGTGCCGGCACCCGAGGGCGTCGTCCGGTCGGGGCTCGTGTCGCTCGACCGGCAGGCGTGGCACGAGGTCGAGATCCTGAAGTTCGTGCACCGGCACTTCATCCTCGACCGCGCCGACATCGCGATGTACCAGCGCGGGCTCAGCCGCGTGCTCACGCGGGCGGTCAAGGGCCTGACGGCGTGGATCACCGACGACGTCGACCGCTACCGCGTGCCCGTGCGGCTGCGCGAACTCGTCGAGCTCGCGACCGAGGGCTACGAGCGGTTGTCGTCGGATGCCTCGGACGGGCGTCTGCCGTCGGGGGCGCCCGCCCCGAGGCATCCGCCGTCCACCGTCTCGGCATCGGGCGCGGCGTGA
- a CDS encoding pyridoxal phosphate-dependent aminotransferase, translated as MTQKPRLSARIAAIAESATLKVDAKAKALQAEGRPVISYAAGEPDFPTPPHIVEAALKAVADPKNHRYTPAAGLPDLREAIAEKTLRDSGLAATASQVIVTNGGKQAVYQAFQVLLDEGDEVLVPTPYWTTYPEAIKLAGGVQVDVFAGADQGYLVTVEQLEAARTERTKVLLFVSPSNPTGAVYSAEQVKAIGEWALDHGIFVIADEIYQNLTYGALDEPVGGPGPRAVSIVEAVPALADSTILVNGVAKTYAMTGWRLGWMVGPADLIKGAANLQSHLSSNVSNISQKAALAALTGPQEPVEAMRQAFDRRRRTIVAELSKIEGFEVPVPQGAFYVYPDVSGLLGREWGGVTPTSSLELADLILEQAEVAAVPGEAFGPSGYLRFSYALGDEPLLEGVQRLQKLFG; from the coding sequence GTGACCCAGAAGCCCCGCCTGTCCGCACGTATCGCAGCCATCGCCGAGTCCGCGACCCTCAAGGTCGACGCGAAGGCCAAGGCACTCCAGGCCGAGGGCCGCCCGGTCATCTCGTACGCGGCGGGCGAGCCCGACTTCCCGACGCCGCCCCACATCGTCGAGGCGGCGCTCAAGGCCGTCGCCGACCCCAAGAACCACCGCTACACGCCCGCGGCCGGCCTGCCCGATCTGCGCGAGGCGATCGCCGAGAAGACGCTCCGCGACTCGGGGCTCGCGGCGACCGCGTCGCAGGTCATCGTCACGAACGGCGGCAAGCAGGCCGTCTACCAAGCCTTCCAGGTGCTCCTCGACGAGGGCGACGAAGTGCTCGTGCCGACCCCCTACTGGACGACGTACCCCGAGGCGATCAAGCTCGCGGGCGGCGTGCAGGTCGACGTCTTCGCGGGCGCCGACCAGGGCTACCTCGTGACCGTCGAGCAGCTCGAGGCCGCGCGCACCGAGCGCACGAAGGTGCTGCTGTTCGTGTCGCCGTCGAACCCGACGGGTGCCGTCTACTCGGCCGAGCAGGTGAAGGCCATCGGCGAGTGGGCGCTCGATCACGGCATCTTCGTCATCGCCGACGAGATCTACCAGAACCTCACCTACGGCGCGCTCGACGAGCCCGTCGGCGGCCCCGGTCCCCGTGCCGTGTCGATCGTCGAGGCCGTGCCCGCGCTCGCCGACTCCACGATCCTCGTGAACGGCGTCGCGAAGACCTACGCCATGACCGGCTGGCGCCTCGGCTGGATGGTCGGCCCCGCCGACCTCATCAAGGGCGCCGCGAACCTGCAGTCGCACCTCTCGTCGAACGTGTCGAACATCTCGCAGAAGGCCGCGCTCGCCGCCCTCACGGGCCCGCAAGAGCCCGTTGAGGCGATGCGCCAGGCGTTCGACCGCCGCCGCCGCACGATCGTCGCCGAGCTCTCGAAGATCGAGGGCTTCGAGGTGCCCGTGCCTCAGGGCGCGTTCTACGTGTATCCGGATGTCTCGGGGCTGCTCGGTCGCGAATGGGGCGGCGTGACGCCGACGAGTTCGCTCGAGCTCGCCGACCTCATCCTCGAGCAGGCCGAGGTCGCCGCCGTTCCCGGCGAGGCCTTCGGCCCGTCGGGCTACCTGCGGTTCAGCTACGCGCTCGGCGACGAGCCGCTCCTCGAGGGCGTGCAGCGGCTGCAGAAGCTGTTCGGCTGA
- a CDS encoding LysR family transcriptional regulator ArgP: MEIPLELARTLAAVVDEGTFDAASRALGVTPSAVSQRVKALEQQLGRVLLVRTKPVHATDAGAAVVRLARQLALLEHDAIAAFGLDAAPERPTTIPLAVNADSLGTWILPALAGLAAEHPIVFDLHRDDQDFTAELLESGTVMAAITSQATPVAGCIARPLGIMRYRAVATPDYLARWLPNGLTPAALSRAPVVDFDRRDDLQTGFLRFVGADPRTPPRHFVPASNDFATAIKLGLGWGMLPGFQSAAELASGALVPLGGPPIDVPLHWQQWNLRSPLLDTIADAVVAEARRTLDARAR; encoded by the coding sequence ATGGAGATCCCGCTCGAACTGGCCCGCACCCTCGCCGCCGTCGTCGACGAAGGCACGTTCGATGCGGCGTCGCGGGCACTCGGGGTCACGCCCTCGGCCGTCTCGCAACGCGTGAAGGCCCTCGAACAGCAACTCGGGCGGGTGCTCCTCGTACGCACGAAACCCGTGCACGCGACCGATGCGGGCGCAGCCGTCGTACGCCTCGCCCGCCAGCTCGCCCTCCTCGAGCACGACGCGATCGCGGCCTTCGGCCTCGATGCGGCACCCGAGCGGCCGACGACGATCCCGCTCGCGGTCAACGCCGACTCGCTCGGCACCTGGATCCTCCCGGCCCTCGCGGGGCTCGCGGCGGAGCATCCGATCGTCTTCGACCTGCACCGCGACGATCAGGACTTCACCGCCGAACTGCTCGAATCGGGCACCGTCATGGCGGCGATCACGTCGCAGGCGACGCCCGTCGCGGGCTGCATCGCGCGACCGCTCGGAATCATGCGGTACCGCGCGGTCGCGACGCCCGACTATCTCGCGCGATGGTTGCCGAACGGCCTGACCCCGGCCGCGCTCTCGCGGGCGCCCGTCGTCGACTTCGATCGCCGCGACGACCTGCAGACCGGGTTCCTGCGGTTCGTCGGCGCCGACCCGCGCACGCCGCCGCGGCACTTCGTGCCGGCATCCAACGACTTCGCGACCGCGATCAAGCTCGGGCTCGGCTGGGGCATGCTTCCGGGTTTCCAGTCGGCGGCCGAACTCGCGTCGGGCGCGCTCGTGCCGCTCGGCGGTCCGCCCATCGACGTCCCGCTGCACTGGCAGCAGTGGAACCTGCGCTCACCGCTGCTCGACACGATCGCCGACGCGGTCGTCGCCGAGGCGCGCAGAACGCTCGACGCCCGCGCCCGCTGA
- a CDS encoding LysE/ArgO family amino acid transporter, with amino-acid sequence MDVSSLAAGLGLGLSLIIAIGAQNVFVLRQGIRREHVFAVAAVCAASDLVLIAVGVSGIGAVLAAVPWLIDAVRWAGFAFLVGYGLLAARRALRPSHETLVVDAGAPAETSDHLVSHTPSNVIQEGIGASRRVGGDTPGHPAVLPESRDVGGSARDGGSGNGPTVATRATAVATRATLAATIATCLALTWLNPHVYLDTVFLLGSVANTHGDGRWWFALGAGVASIVWFFALAYGARFLGRWLASARAWRILDGCIAVVMIALGVSLVLPH; translated from the coding sequence GTGGATGTCTCCTCCCTCGCCGCCGGCCTCGGACTCGGCCTCTCGCTCATCATCGCGATCGGCGCCCAGAACGTCTTCGTGCTGCGCCAGGGCATCCGCAGAGAGCACGTCTTCGCCGTCGCCGCGGTGTGCGCTGCGAGCGACCTCGTGCTCATCGCGGTCGGCGTCTCGGGCATCGGCGCCGTGCTCGCGGCCGTGCCGTGGCTCATCGACGCCGTGCGCTGGGCGGGGTTCGCGTTCCTCGTCGGGTACGGGCTGCTCGCGGCCCGGCGCGCGCTCCGGCCGTCGCACGAGACGCTCGTCGTCGACGCAGGGGCGCCGGCCGAGACATCCGATCACCTCGTCTCGCACACTCCCTCCAACGTAATTCAGGAAGGAATCGGCGCCTCGCGGCGCGTTGGCGGCGACACGCCGGGGCACCCGGCGGTTCTTCCTGAATCGCGGGATGTCGGCGGGAGTGCGAGGGACGGCGGGAGCGGGAACGGCCCGACCGTCGCGACGCGCGCGACCGCCGTCGCGACCCGTGCGACCCTCGCTGCGACGATCGCGACGTGCCTCGCCCTCACGTGGCTCAACCCGCACGTCTACCTCGACACGGTGTTCCTGCTCGGCTCGGTCGCGAACACGCACGGCGACGGGCGTTGGTGGTTCGCGCTCGGCGCGGGCGTCGCGAGCATCGTGTGGTTCTTCGCGCTCGCGTACGGCGCGCGGTTCCTCGGCAGGTGGCTCGCGAGCGCGCGGGCGTGGCGCATCCTCGACGGCTGCATCGCGGTCGTCATGATCGCGCTCGGGGTCTCGCTCGTCCTCCCCCACTGA
- a CDS encoding isopenicillin N synthase family dioxygenase: MSGIPVIDLSLLNGTTEQQAQVRDELRRATHEVGFFSIIGHGVPQSFIDRAYDVARAFFALPESHKLAIENVKSPHFRGYTRMGGERTLGRVDIREQLDIGAERPAVAFGADTPDYWLLEGANQWPEALPELREVAEEWIARLDVVASRLLHAWAEALGAPADVFDRAFERPSPHIKIARYPGVESEQPAQGVGAHKDLGVLTLLSVEDGKAGLQVEHDGEWIDVVPPKGAFIVNIGELLEIATDGYLKATLHRVVSPAPGTERISIPYFHGPALDARVPSLELPAELAAEAPGVTDDPANPLHAVFGENWLKSRLRAHPNVVEAQYPHLLVGA; encoded by the coding sequence ATGTCCGGCATCCCCGTCATCGACCTGTCGCTCTTGAACGGCACCACCGAGCAGCAGGCGCAAGTGCGCGACGAGCTGCGCCGCGCGACCCACGAGGTCGGCTTCTTCTCGATCATCGGCCACGGCGTGCCGCAGTCGTTCATCGACCGCGCGTACGACGTCGCACGGGCGTTCTTCGCCCTGCCCGAGTCGCACAAGCTCGCGATCGAGAACGTCAAGAGCCCGCACTTCCGCGGCTACACGCGCATGGGCGGCGAGCGCACGCTCGGCCGCGTCGACATCCGCGAGCAGCTCGACATCGGCGCCGAGCGACCCGCGGTCGCCTTCGGCGCCGACACCCCCGACTACTGGCTGCTCGAGGGCGCGAACCAGTGGCCCGAGGCGCTGCCCGAGCTGCGCGAGGTGGCCGAGGAGTGGATCGCACGGCTCGACGTCGTGGCGTCGCGCCTGCTGCACGCGTGGGCCGAGGCCCTCGGCGCGCCCGCCGACGTGTTCGACCGCGCGTTCGAGCGGCCGTCGCCGCACATCAAGATCGCCCGCTACCCGGGTGTCGAGTCGGAGCAGCCGGCACAGGGCGTCGGCGCGCACAAGGACCTCGGCGTGCTGACCCTGCTCTCGGTCGAAGACGGCAAGGCGGGCCTCCAGGTCGAGCACGACGGCGAGTGGATCGACGTCGTGCCGCCCAAGGGCGCCTTCATCGTCAACATCGGCGAACTGCTCGAGATCGCGACCGACGGGTACCTCAAGGCGACCCTGCACCGCGTCGTCTCCCCCGCCCCGGGCACCGAACGCATCTCGATCCCGTACTTCCACGGGCCCGCCCTCGACGCCCGCGTGCCGTCGCTCGAGCTGCCCGCCGAGCTCGCCGCCGAGGCGCCCGGGGTGACCGACGACCCCGCGAACCCGCTCCACGCGGTGTTCGGCGAGAACTGGCTCAAGAGCCGGCTCCGCGCGCACCCCAACGTCGTCGAGGCGCAGTACCCGCACCTGCTCGTCGGGGCGTGA
- a CDS encoding YciI family protein: MEYALFYAQGADPVSYDPADEDIAEWVEDLETRGLVEAGERLRPDEDATVVRVRAGRILVTDGPFAEAKESIGGYDIIDVPHLDDAIEIASRHPAARFGQVSIRPFARPAVAVTPPDARIVPADFADRPETGRRYFMSVVVDPTGEPDEGGYPTEWVREMDGRGARHFGEPLRPPADTTGVRRRNGEVIVSDGPFAESKEWIAGFDLIEAADLVEAVEIAAKHPMARSGLIELRPLWPFALDDDHFARFEREAAERGRRSEPSSDEVLAALASLTEAAG, from the coding sequence ATGGAGTACGCGCTGTTCTACGCACAGGGTGCCGACCCCGTGTCCTACGACCCCGCCGACGAGGACATCGCGGAGTGGGTCGAAGACCTCGAGACGCGGGGCCTCGTCGAAGCGGGCGAGCGGCTTCGTCCCGACGAGGACGCGACCGTCGTGCGCGTGCGCGCCGGGCGGATCCTCGTGACCGACGGACCGTTCGCCGAGGCGAAGGAGTCGATCGGCGGGTACGACATCATCGACGTGCCGCACCTCGACGACGCGATCGAGATCGCCTCGCGGCACCCCGCGGCGAGGTTCGGCCAGGTGTCGATCCGCCCGTTCGCGCGGCCCGCGGTCGCGGTCACCCCGCCCGATGCGCGCATCGTCCCCGCCGACTTCGCAGACCGGCCCGAGACGGGGCGGCGCTACTTCATGTCGGTCGTCGTCGACCCGACCGGCGAACCCGACGAAGGCGGCTACCCGACGGAGTGGGTGCGCGAGATGGACGGGCGCGGCGCACGTCACTTCGGCGAGCCGCTGCGGCCACCCGCCGACACGACCGGGGTGCGCCGGCGGAATGGCGAGGTCATCGTCTCGGACGGCCCGTTCGCCGAATCGAAGGAGTGGATCGCGGGGTTCGACCTCATCGAGGCGGCGGACCTCGTCGAGGCGGTCGAGATCGCGGCCAAGCATCCGATGGCGAGAAGCGGACTCATCGAACTCCGGCCGCTGTGGCCGTTCGCCCTCGACGACGACCACTTCGCGAGGTTCGAGCGCGAGGCGGCCGAGCGAGGCCGCCGCAGCGAGCCTTCGTCGGACGAAGTGCTCGCGGCGCTCGCCTCGCTCACGGAGGCGGCCGGCTGA
- a CDS encoding RNA polymerase sigma factor, with the protein MTGDWDVAEEAAAGAFERAATTWARDGVPRNPGAWLTTSARNLALDRLRRRGVERGKVQEWLTMEAFEGRMRGPDDPADIVGARAAEPDWDDRLRLVFTCAHPALPMDARVALTLRAVGGLETGEIARAFFVPEATMAQRIVRAKRRIRDTGIPYRVPPPEQWAARLDGVLATLYLIANEGYLASSGDRLQRLDLAAEAIRLARLVVGLVPDDSEARALLAMLLLQHARSSVRADASGDLVPLDEQDRSSWDAAEIAEGLALLEASGPGSTTERGPYRLQAEIQAEHARAETPAETDWAAIAARYDELATLGHSPFVELSRAIAHGFAEGPRVALAALTELEASGSLRGYHLLPAAQADFLRRAGDASAAAARYREAIALAPTDPERRYLERRLANLTGA; encoded by the coding sequence GTGACGGGCGATTGGGACGTCGCCGAAGAGGCGGCGGCGGGTGCGTTCGAGCGCGCGGCGACGACGTGGGCGCGCGACGGGGTTCCCCGGAATCCCGGCGCGTGGCTCACGACGTCGGCTCGGAACCTCGCACTCGACCGCCTGCGGCGGCGCGGCGTTGAGCGGGGCAAAGTGCAGGAGTGGCTCACGATGGAAGCGTTCGAGGGACGGATGCGCGGGCCCGACGACCCGGCCGACATCGTCGGCGCACGCGCGGCCGAACCCGACTGGGACGACCGGCTGCGGCTCGTCTTCACGTGCGCCCATCCGGCGCTGCCGATGGACGCGCGAGTCGCGCTCACCCTCCGGGCCGTCGGCGGGCTCGAGACCGGGGAGATCGCCCGGGCTTTCTTCGTGCCCGAGGCGACGATGGCGCAGCGGATCGTGCGTGCGAAGCGGCGGATCCGCGACACCGGCATCCCCTACCGCGTTCCGCCGCCCGAGCAGTGGGCGGCACGCCTCGACGGCGTGCTCGCGACCCTCTACCTCATCGCCAACGAGGGCTATCTCGCATCGTCGGGCGACCGGCTCCAGCGCCTCGACCTCGCGGCCGAGGCGATCCGGCTCGCACGGCTCGTCGTCGGGTTGGTTCCGGATGACTCGGAGGCGCGAGCACTCCTCGCGATGCTCCTGCTCCAGCACGCGCGGTCGAGCGTGAGGGCGGATGCCTCGGGCGACCTCGTTCCCCTCGATGAGCAGGACCGCTCCTCGTGGGACGCCGCGGAGATCGCCGAGGGGCTCGCGCTGCTCGAGGCATCCGGACCCGGCTCGACGACCGAGCGCGGCCCGTACCGCCTCCAGGCCGAGATCCAGGCCGAGCACGCGCGCGCCGAGACACCGGCCGAGACCGACTGGGCGGCGATCGCCGCCCGCTACGACGAGCTCGCCACCCTCGGGCACTCGCCCTTCGTCGAACTCAGCCGCGCCATCGCACACGGCTTCGCCGAGGGACCTCGAGTCGCACTCGCCGCACTCACCGAACTCGAGGCATCCGGATCACTGCGCGGCTACCACCTGCTGCCCGCCGCTCAGGCCGACTTCCTGCGCCGCGCGGGCGACGCGAGCGCCGCAGCCGCGCGCTACCGCGAGGCGATCGCGCTCGCGCCCACCGACCCCGAGCGCCGCTACCTCGAACGGCGGCTCGCGAACCTCACGGGCGCGTAG